Proteins found in one Desulfuribacillus stibiiarsenatis genomic segment:
- a CDS encoding UvrB/UvrC motif-containing protein: MDCQECNRRPATVHLTKIINNQKTESHLCEQCAQQKGEFSQGFSFHELLSGLLSSDINKAPTQEHSQCDTCGMTFQQFYKVGKLGCADCYKCFNNQLDHILRKVQGNLTHTGKIPSRMGEEILMKRKVNELRHTLQRKVYEEKFEDAAEIRDQIKALETKLQA, from the coding sequence ATGGATTGCCAAGAATGTAATCGTCGACCAGCAACAGTTCATTTAACTAAAATTATCAACAACCAAAAAACAGAAAGTCACTTATGTGAACAATGTGCTCAACAAAAAGGAGAGTTTTCACAGGGGTTTAGCTTTCACGAACTACTATCGGGTTTGTTGAGCTCTGATATAAATAAAGCACCAACCCAAGAACATTCACAATGCGATACCTGCGGCATGACATTCCAACAATTTTATAAAGTTGGCAAATTGGGTTGTGCAGACTGTTATAAATGTTTCAACAATCAATTGGATCATATTTTGCGAAAAGTCCAAGGCAATTTAACGCATACAGGGAAAATACCTTCCCGTATGGGTGAGGAAATCCTTATGAAACGTAAAGTTAATGAACTTAGACATACACTTCAGCGAAAAGTCTATGAAGAAAAATTCGAAGATGCAGCAGAAATTCGCGATCAAATCAAAGCACTAGAAACAAAACTACAAGCATAG
- a CDS encoding HAD family hydrolase: MIQHMIFDLDGTLFETERIAVPAFVDTFKKLRDEGLFDGEMPKEETFLRMFGLTLNDIWNKLLPSTDQQTKDIADRYMGQFEKDYIDKGNGKLYDGVLETLNELRSRGIQIFIASNGAKEYVDYVLEKMGIEQVITKAYSAGEYQTVSKVDLVAQLLKDNQLNPTDTWMIGDRSSDIEAGQKNHLRTVACAYGFADQTELAHANDFIHSFSELIPLLAKHNE; this comes from the coding sequence ATGATACAACATATGATTTTTGACTTGGATGGCACTCTGTTTGAAACAGAGCGAATTGCAGTCCCGGCATTTGTCGATACATTTAAGAAGTTACGCGACGAAGGCTTATTTGATGGGGAAATGCCTAAGGAAGAAACCTTTCTAAGAATGTTTGGGCTCACACTCAACGATATATGGAACAAATTATTACCTAGTACAGATCAGCAGACGAAGGATATAGCCGATCGATACATGGGACAGTTTGAGAAAGATTACATAGATAAGGGAAATGGGAAGCTATATGACGGCGTACTGGAAACTTTGAATGAACTGCGCTCCCGTGGCATACAAATATTTATTGCAAGCAATGGTGCGAAGGAATATGTCGATTATGTATTGGAAAAAATGGGAATCGAACAGGTGATAACAAAAGCATATTCAGCAGGCGAGTATCAAACAGTAAGTAAAGTAGATTTAGTCGCACAACTGCTAAAGGATAATCAGTTGAATCCAACTGACACATGGATGATTGGAGATAGAAGCTCTGACATTGAAGCTGGTCAGAAGAATCATTTGAGAACTGTAGCCTGTGCCTACGGTTTTGCAGATCAGACAGAGTTAGCACATGCTAATGATTTCATCCATTCATTTTCCGAGCTGATACCATTACTTGCAAAACATAATGAATAA
- the radA gene encoding DNA repair protein RadA has protein sequence MKVKSKYICQECGLESPKWYGKCPSCNQWSTLVEELTQNKTQTNKHNSLGITMPTKKAQSILEVEYEKEQRISTSINELDRVLGGGIVKGSLILLGGDPGIGKSTIILQVAYNLAKQGKKVMYVTGEESLSQLKMRAERLTALHENILVLAETNLEDITLQVYNVNPDLLIIDSIQTMYIPDIASAPGSVSQVREATAKLMHIAKEFQVATFIVGHVTKQGAIAGPKILEHMVDTVLYIEGDKNHFFRLIRTVKNRFGSTHELGVFEMNETGLVEVDNPSEIFLPERDRDTIGAAIVASLEGSRPFLIEIQALISPTSYPSPKRTATGIDYNRVALIIAVLEKKAGLQLQSQDAFVNAVGGVRLDDPAVDLGVALSIASSFRNLQLPRELVAIGEIGLTGEIRSVPQMEIRIAEAHKLGFKQMILPHTNKGIDGKGMTLIYVRNITEALEAALGGLR, from the coding sequence ATGAAAGTAAAATCAAAGTATATATGCCAAGAGTGTGGCCTAGAGTCCCCTAAATGGTATGGTAAATGCCCTAGCTGCAATCAGTGGAGTACCCTTGTAGAAGAACTTACACAGAATAAAACGCAAACGAATAAACATAATTCCTTGGGGATTACTATGCCAACGAAGAAGGCTCAATCTATTCTAGAGGTAGAGTATGAGAAAGAGCAGAGAATTTCCACTAGCATCAATGAATTGGATCGAGTACTAGGTGGTGGGATAGTAAAAGGTTCGTTGATTCTTCTTGGCGGAGATCCTGGAATCGGAAAATCTACAATCATCTTACAAGTAGCATATAATCTAGCCAAGCAAGGTAAGAAGGTTATGTATGTGACAGGTGAAGAATCTTTGAGTCAATTAAAAATGCGTGCAGAGAGATTAACGGCTTTACATGAGAATATTCTAGTTTTAGCAGAAACAAATCTCGAGGACATTACATTACAAGTATATAACGTAAATCCGGATTTACTCATCATAGACTCAATTCAGACTATGTACATACCTGATATCGCTTCTGCTCCAGGTAGTGTTTCTCAGGTCCGAGAGGCGACAGCTAAGCTTATGCATATAGCAAAAGAATTCCAAGTGGCAACTTTTATTGTAGGACATGTAACAAAACAGGGGGCCATTGCAGGACCGAAAATATTAGAGCATATGGTAGACACGGTATTATACATAGAAGGGGATAAGAATCATTTCTTCCGCCTCATACGCACAGTCAAAAACCGATTTGGATCGACCCATGAGCTAGGTGTTTTTGAGATGAATGAAACTGGTTTAGTTGAAGTAGATAACCCATCGGAGATTTTTTTGCCGGAGCGTGATCGTGATACTATAGGAGCGGCAATTGTTGCGAGTCTGGAGGGTAGTAGACCCTTCTTGATCGAGATTCAAGCATTAATTTCACCGACTAGTTATCCAAGTCCGAAGCGGACGGCTACTGGAATCGATTATAATCGTGTTGCTTTAATCATTGCGGTTTTAGAGAAGAAAGCGGGTCTCCAACTGCAGAGCCAAGATGCGTTTGTAAATGCTGTGGGTGGAGTTAGGCTCGATGATCCAGCCGTTGATTTAGGGGTTGCCTTATCAATTGCTTCTAGTTTTCGCAATCTCCAGTTACCAAGGGAATTAGTTGCTATCGGGGAAATCGGTTTAACGGGCGAAATACGCTCGGTACCGCAAATGGAAATTCGCATTGCGGAAGCACATAAATTAGGATTTAAACAAATGATTTTACCGCATACGAACAAGGGGATTGATGGGAAAGGCATGACATTAATATATGTGCGAAATATTACAGAAGCATTAGAAGCCGCCTTAGGAGGATTGAGATGA
- a CDS encoding ATP-dependent Clp protease ATP-binding subunit translates to MLGRFTERAQRVLNLAQEEAMSLGHENVGTEHLLLGLIREGDGIAAKALKALEVNLDNIQKEIEKMIGASEQQVDSVTYTPRAKKVIELSMDEARKLGHTYIGTEHILLGLIREGEGVAARVLNNLGVSLNKAKQQVLQLLGGSEITHNQHTNHQKGNTSTQTLDSISRDLTEIAKEGKLDPVIGRDKEIERVIQILSRRTKNNPVIIGEPGVGKTAIAEGLAQRIINNEIPETLRNKRVVSLDMGTAVAGTKYRGEFEDRLKKIMEEIRQAGNVILFIDELHTLIGAGGAEGAIDASNIFKPALARGELQCIGATTIDEYRKHIEKDAALERRFQPIKVDEPNKEEAIKILLGLRDRYEAHHRVKILDEAVDAAVNLSDRYITDRFLPDKAIDLIDEAASKVRLKSYTQPPNLKELEKQLEEVKNEKEAAIQGQEFEKAASLRDKEKDLRMQLEAIKESWKSQKVREDSVVSIEDIAQIVSVWTGVPVDKISQDESSRLLNMEEILHKRVISQDDAVKAVARAIRRARAGLKDPKRPIGSFIFLGPTGVGKTELARALAESLFGDEDAMIRVDMSEYMEKHNVSRLVGSPPGYVGFEEGGQLTEKVRRKPYSVVLLDEIEKAHPEVFNILLQVLDDGRLTDSKGRTVDFRNTVIIMTSNVGASMLKQTKPLGFTTDAGSKDYEHMKTRIMAELKKTFRPEFLNRIDELIVFHSLEKEHIAHIVSLMVAELQKRLQEHQIEFEMTNEALEFLAKEGFDPEYGARPLKRAIQKHIEDMLSEALLIGDIKPGSKIQIQLQDNKLIYNNK, encoded by the coding sequence ATGCTGGGAAGATTTACGGAAAGAGCACAAAGGGTTCTGAATTTGGCGCAGGAAGAGGCAATGTCCCTTGGTCATGAAAACGTTGGGACAGAGCATCTGCTTCTAGGATTAATCCGAGAAGGTGATGGGATTGCTGCTAAAGCTCTAAAGGCGTTAGAAGTTAACTTAGATAACATCCAAAAAGAAATAGAGAAGATGATTGGTGCCAGTGAGCAGCAGGTCGACAGTGTTACGTATACACCACGGGCAAAAAAGGTCATCGAGTTATCAATGGATGAGGCGCGCAAGTTAGGCCATACGTATATCGGGACAGAACATATTCTGTTAGGGCTGATTCGTGAAGGTGAAGGTGTTGCTGCGAGGGTTCTCAATAATCTTGGTGTTAGCTTAAATAAAGCCAAGCAACAAGTGCTTCAGCTCCTTGGTGGATCGGAAATCACACATAATCAGCATACCAATCATCAAAAAGGGAATACAAGCACGCAAACACTGGATAGTATTTCTCGTGATTTGACGGAGATTGCAAAAGAAGGCAAGCTTGATCCAGTCATCGGCAGAGATAAAGAGATAGAGCGTGTGATTCAGATTCTTAGCCGCAGAACCAAGAACAACCCTGTAATCATTGGTGAGCCAGGTGTTGGTAAAACCGCTATTGCGGAAGGATTAGCACAAAGGATAATCAACAATGAAATTCCTGAGACACTTCGTAATAAGCGTGTTGTATCGTTAGATATGGGAACTGCGGTTGCGGGTACGAAGTACCGTGGGGAATTCGAAGATCGATTAAAGAAGATTATGGAGGAGATTCGTCAAGCAGGGAATGTCATCCTATTTATTGATGAGTTACATACTCTCATTGGTGCTGGTGGAGCGGAAGGGGCAATTGATGCCTCAAATATTTTCAAACCAGCTCTAGCGCGTGGAGAGTTACAATGCATAGGTGCAACGACCATCGATGAATATCGAAAGCATATTGAGAAGGATGCAGCTTTAGAGCGAAGATTTCAACCAATTAAAGTCGATGAGCCGAATAAGGAAGAGGCAATTAAAATCCTACTCGGTCTTAGAGACCGTTACGAAGCTCATCACCGTGTCAAGATATTAGATGAAGCGGTTGACGCGGCAGTCAATTTATCAGACAGGTACATAACAGATCGTTTCTTGCCTGATAAAGCGATTGATTTAATTGATGAAGCAGCGTCGAAAGTACGATTAAAATCGTATACGCAACCACCAAATTTGAAAGAACTTGAGAAACAATTAGAAGAAGTAAAAAATGAAAAAGAAGCGGCAATCCAAGGGCAAGAATTCGAGAAGGCCGCGTCCTTAAGGGATAAAGAGAAAGACCTTAGAATGCAGCTAGAAGCTATTAAGGAAAGCTGGAAAAGCCAGAAGGTTCGCGAGGATTCCGTCGTCAGTATAGAAGATATTGCGCAAATTGTATCGGTGTGGACTGGCGTACCAGTGGATAAGATATCACAAGATGAATCGAGCCGATTATTAAACATGGAAGAAATCTTGCATAAACGAGTCATCAGTCAGGATGATGCAGTGAAGGCTGTGGCGCGGGCCATTCGTCGCGCAAGGGCAGGTCTTAAGGATCCAAAGCGTCCAATCGGGTCGTTTATATTCCTTGGTCCTACTGGTGTTGGTAAGACAGAGCTAGCTCGGGCATTAGCAGAGAGTTTGTTCGGTGACGAAGATGCGATGATCCGCGTTGACATGTCAGAATACATGGAGAAACATAATGTTTCAAGGCTTGTGGGCTCCCCACCAGGGTATGTCGGTTTTGAAGAAGGTGGACAATTAACGGAAAAGGTACGCCGTAAGCCGTATTCTGTTGTACTATTAGATGAGATTGAAAAAGCGCATCCAGAAGTTTTTAATATCCTGCTACAGGTCTTAGATGATGGGCGACTAACGGACTCTAAAGGGAGAACCGTTGACTTCCGCAACACCGTAATTATCATGACTTCCAATGTAGGCGCAAGTATGCTCAAACAAACAAAACCACTTGGGTTTACTACCGATGCAGGAAGTAAGGACTATGAGCATATGAAGACGAGAATTATGGCAGAATTGAAAAAGACATTCCGACCAGAATTCTTAAATCGTATCGACGAGCTGATTGTCTTCCATTCATTAGAGAAGGAACATATTGCTCACATTGTATCTTTAATGGTGGCGGAACTACAGAAACGTCTGCAAGAGCATCAGATTGAATTTGAGATGACAAACGAGGCATTAGAGTTCCTAGCAAAAGAAGGCTTTGATCCAGAGTATGGGGCAAGACCGTTAAAGCGTGCGATTCAAAAGCACATTGAAGATATGTTGTCTGAAGCCCTGTTAATAGGTGATATTAAGCCAGGAAGTAAAATACAAATTCAACTCCAAGATAATAAATTGATATATAATAATAAATAA
- a CDS encoding sensor domain-containing protein — MVDNNSFFVYRQKTFEALFEHSPDAFVFFDTDERIININRQFTNLFGYTLEDVNGENLNRILDPAKKAESYFSGKILSGELVNSEIVRYRKDGQAIPVLLRGIPVIVDNKTVGGYAVYTDLTNLIKAREEANLLLKAVENSPSCLVITDVDGNIEYVNSKFIEVTGYTADEVIGSNPRVLKSSNTSPKTYEELWQSITSGNEWRGELQNKRKNGEIYWESLSISPIMNTKGAITHFVAVKEDVTKKKELEANNYYLAYHDPLTGLANRVKFTEYLHKMIISQEDAQPFAVLFIDIDRFKNINDSIGHEFGDLLLQIVADRLAEELLPMSDVFRIGGDEFTVIVKNLDDVERIAQAILLLLTQPFIIIDKQLFITASIGISIYPKDGFEMNMLLRNADTAMYKAKEKGRNQYQYYTIEMNERAEEMLSLEVELRQAIDREELRLHFQPQIDMQTGKVIGAEALIRWQHHDRGMISPGEFIPLAEETNLIIPIGEWVIRTTCQTIRHWQEEGLQQVPVAVNISARQFMQNNFVELIERIIKEENIQPHLLDVEITESVAMEDINLVVDVLHKLNKIGVSISIDDFGTGYSSLNNFRQFPIDKLKIDQSFIRRITQDSKDLAIVTTIINLAHSLGLKVVAEGVETSEQRDSLKNYQCDMYQGFLFSRPIPIHEFNQLLASENQSL; from the coding sequence ATGGTAGACAATAACAGTTTCTTTGTTTATCGTCAAAAAACATTTGAAGCTTTATTTGAGCATTCCCCAGATGCGTTTGTTTTTTTTGATACAGACGAGCGAATTATTAACATCAATCGACAATTTACGAATCTTTTTGGGTATACCCTTGAGGACGTTAATGGTGAGAACTTAAACCGTATCTTAGACCCAGCAAAAAAGGCTGAGAGTTACTTTTCTGGAAAAATCCTTAGCGGTGAATTAGTCAATTCTGAGATAGTGAGATATAGAAAAGATGGTCAAGCCATTCCTGTATTGTTAAGAGGGATTCCTGTTATTGTTGATAACAAAACCGTTGGTGGATATGCGGTGTATACTGACTTAACGAACTTGATAAAAGCGCGAGAAGAAGCGAATTTGCTACTAAAAGCGGTAGAAAATAGTCCGTCATGTTTAGTAATCACAGATGTTGATGGGAACATAGAGTATGTCAATTCAAAGTTCATTGAGGTTACAGGTTATACAGCAGATGAAGTGATCGGAAGCAATCCAAGGGTTCTAAAGTCTTCGAATACTAGTCCAAAGACCTACGAGGAGCTTTGGCAAAGCATAACATCTGGCAATGAGTGGCGTGGTGAGCTTCAGAACAAGCGGAAAAATGGCGAGATATATTGGGAGTCTCTTTCCATCTCGCCTATCATGAATACAAAAGGTGCAATCACTCACTTTGTAGCTGTCAAAGAAGATGTGACGAAAAAGAAAGAACTAGAAGCCAATAACTATTACTTAGCATACCATGACCCGCTTACAGGACTCGCAAACCGAGTAAAATTTACTGAATATCTGCACAAGATGATTATCTCTCAAGAAGATGCGCAGCCATTTGCAGTGCTATTTATTGATATCGATCGATTTAAAAACATTAACGATTCTATCGGCCATGAATTTGGCGATTTACTTTTACAAATTGTCGCGGACCGTCTTGCGGAAGAGCTGCTTCCTATGAGTGATGTGTTTCGCATTGGTGGAGATGAATTCACGGTCATTGTGAAGAATTTAGATGACGTAGAAAGAATCGCCCAAGCAATACTTTTGTTACTCACACAACCGTTTATTATTATTGATAAACAGTTATTCATCACGGCTAGTATTGGTATTAGTATTTACCCGAAAGATGGCTTTGAAATGAACATGCTTTTGAGAAATGCTGACACTGCCATGTATAAAGCAAAGGAAAAGGGTAGAAATCAGTATCAGTACTACACGATTGAAATGAATGAACGTGCCGAAGAAATGCTATCCTTGGAAGTTGAGCTTCGACAAGCGATAGACCGAGAAGAATTAAGGCTCCATTTCCAACCGCAAATTGATATGCAAACAGGAAAAGTGATTGGCGCAGAAGCATTGATTCGATGGCAGCATCATGATAGGGGCATGATTTCTCCAGGCGAGTTTATCCCCTTAGCGGAAGAAACGAATCTCATTATTCCAATTGGTGAATGGGTTATACGTACAACTTGTCAGACCATTAGACATTGGCAAGAAGAGGGATTACAACAGGTACCAGTTGCTGTGAACATTTCAGCCAGGCAGTTCATGCAGAATAACTTTGTAGAATTAATCGAGAGAATTATAAAGGAAGAAAATATTCAGCCTCACTTACTCGATGTAGAAATAACGGAGTCTGTTGCAATGGAAGATATCAATTTAGTGGTAGATGTCTTGCATAAATTAAACAAGATAGGCGTATCAATTTCTATTGATGACTTTGGAACGGGCTACTCGTCATTAAACAACTTCCGCCAATTCCCTATTGATAAATTGAAAATTGATCAGTCTTTTATTCGCAGAATTACACAAGATTCAAAGGATTTAGCGATTGTAACAACCATCATTAATTTAGCGCACAGTTTAGGACTTAAAGTAGTAGCAGAAGGGGTAGAAACTAGCGAACAAAGGGATTCCTTGAAAAATTATCAATGCGATATGTATCAAGGATTCTTGTTCAGTCGTCCGATTCCTATTCATGAGTTCAATCAACTGTTAGCATCGGAGAATCAATCTCTATAA
- a CDS encoding CtsR family transcriptional regulator, with translation MLNVSNIIEKHLKEIFLKNNTSMIEIRRNELAERFECAPSQINYVMQTRFSLEKGYVVKSKRGGGGFIRIQKIDIPKQRSLHRAVLQLVGDEASQEQGLGIIQRLHDERIITNREKQMLKAAISRDILDYEMIQREKFRAKILSSMLAAILGKEL, from the coding sequence TTGTTAAACGTATCGAATATTATTGAAAAACATCTTAAGGAAATTTTCCTCAAGAATAATACGTCGATGATTGAAATTCGACGCAATGAGCTTGCAGAGCGATTTGAGTGCGCTCCTTCACAAATTAACTATGTGATGCAAACGCGTTTTAGCCTAGAAAAGGGTTATGTAGTCAAGAGTAAACGCGGTGGTGGTGGGTTTATACGAATTCAAAAAATTGATATTCCTAAGCAGCGCAGTTTACATCGAGCAGTGTTGCAGCTTGTTGGCGATGAAGCATCTCAAGAGCAAGGTTTGGGCATTATACAGAGGCTTCATGATGAACGAATTATCACAAATCGTGAGAAACAAATGTTAAAAGCAGCAATCTCCCGCGATATATTGGATTATGAAATGATTCAAAGGGAGAAGTTTCGCGCTAAGATTTTGAGTTCGATGCTTGCTGCTATTTTAGGGAAAGAACTTTAA
- the disA gene encoding DNA integrity scanning diadenylate cyclase DisA: MRTDDKSYKILKTVAPGTALREGLDNVLRAKTGALIVIGNTEEFSHIMDGGFPINCELTPANLYELAKMDGAIIISEDGRKILYANALMLPDASIPSVETGIRHRTAERIARQTKQLVVSISQRRNVITLYKGSWRYALKEINVILSKANQAIQTLDKYKNVLDKALSNLTALEFEDIVTFNDIVTVIHRAEMVLRIKEEVEKYIIELGTEGRLISMQLEELVTGVELEVYWVIRDYCFNGQECNVRELLKTDLKNLTPDELLDPANIVRILGYHSEFNYSERFLQPRGYRILNKIPRLPISVIDNLADAFDGLSEIVSASLEQLDQVEGIGEARARAIREGLRRIREQAFFERHI; encoded by the coding sequence ATGAGGACGGATGATAAAAGCTATAAAATTCTAAAAACAGTAGCGCCAGGCACAGCTCTACGAGAAGGCCTTGATAATGTTCTGCGAGCTAAAACAGGTGCTTTAATCGTCATAGGGAATACTGAGGAATTCAGTCACATTATGGATGGTGGCTTTCCTATCAACTGCGAATTAACTCCGGCAAATCTTTATGAATTAGCGAAGATGGATGGAGCAATAATAATTAGTGAAGATGGCAGGAAGATACTATACGCCAATGCACTTATGCTTCCTGATGCTTCTATCCCTTCTGTTGAGACAGGGATTCGACATCGGACGGCGGAACGCATCGCCAGACAAACGAAGCAATTGGTTGTATCAATATCGCAGCGGAGAAATGTTATAACATTATATAAAGGGTCATGGCGTTACGCATTAAAAGAAATTAATGTCATACTCAGCAAGGCGAATCAAGCAATTCAAACGCTAGATAAATACAAGAATGTACTTGATAAAGCATTATCGAATTTAACGGCACTTGAATTTGAAGATATAGTGACATTCAATGATATTGTGACAGTGATTCACCGAGCAGAGATGGTTTTACGCATAAAAGAAGAAGTAGAGAAATATATTATTGAACTAGGGACTGAAGGAAGACTGATTAGCATGCAGTTGGAAGAGCTAGTCACTGGTGTTGAGTTAGAGGTCTATTGGGTCATTCGCGATTACTGTTTTAACGGTCAAGAGTGTAACGTTCGTGAGTTGTTAAAAACCGATCTGAAGAATTTAACGCCAGATGAATTATTAGACCCTGCAAATATTGTGCGAATTTTAGGATATCATTCAGAGTTTAATTATAGTGAACGTTTCCTACAGCCGCGCGGATATAGAATATTAAACAAAATCCCACGCCTTCCTATATCAGTGATAGACAACCTCGCGGACGCTTTTGATGGATTGTCTGAAATTGTATCAGCTTCTTTGGAGCAGTTGGATCAAGTGGAAGGAATAGGAGAAGCTCGTGCTAGGGCTATACGTGAAGGATTACGTAGGATTCGAGAGCAGGCGTTTTTTGAGCGGCACATTTAG
- a CDS encoding phosphatidylserine decarboxylase, with protein MEKHALRDEGIVSILVAVAFTVILYLIYLPLMVLGLGLIIFILYFFRDPKREIVQDETIIYAGCDGTVVEIKDIVEDRFFHGPAKAIHIFMSPANVHVNRAPISGRVAYTHYQKGKFVPATRENCYEVNERNYIGFENDKMKVLIVQVAGIMARRVVSWVTTNQNVQQGDKVGMIKFSSGTQHMLPIDVEVLVKPGDTVQAGITPIGKVLQCK; from the coding sequence ATGGAAAAACATGCATTACGAGACGAAGGAATAGTTAGTATACTGGTAGCGGTTGCTTTTACTGTTATTTTATATCTAATTTACTTACCGCTTATGGTATTAGGTTTAGGTCTTATTATCTTTATTTTATATTTCTTTCGAGACCCTAAGCGTGAAATTGTACAAGATGAGACGATTATATATGCTGGTTGCGATGGTACTGTCGTTGAAATCAAAGACATTGTAGAAGATAGATTTTTCCACGGACCTGCGAAAGCAATTCATATTTTCATGTCGCCAGCAAATGTGCATGTCAATAGAGCCCCGATTTCTGGGCGCGTTGCTTACACACATTATCAAAAAGGAAAGTTTGTTCCGGCAACTAGAGAGAATTGTTATGAGGTCAATGAAAGGAATTATATAGGTTTTGAAAACGACAAGATGAAAGTCTTAATCGTGCAAGTGGCGGGTATTATGGCGCGTAGGGTTGTCTCTTGGGTGACAACCAACCAAAACGTCCAACAAGGAGATAAGGTCGGTATGATTAAGTTTAGTTCAGGAACCCAACATATGCTACCAATCGATGTAGAAGTACTTGTCAAACCTGGAGATACTGTGCAAGCAGGAATTACTCCTATAGGGAAGGTGTTGCAATGCAAGTAA
- a CDS encoding protein arginine kinase — protein sequence MALNDFIEKGLSEWMQQAGPDSDVVISSRIRLARNIVNIPFSPFMTDKTTEEVMDKVEHIIHEDKFKALGEYELIRMKDISLLERTILVEKHLISPKLEAEYQQSAVILRNDEAANIMINEEDHLRIQCIFPGFQLRAAYDVANTIDDTVEHAAEFAFDEKIGYLTSCVTNVGTGLRASVMVHIPALVMSGQAKRLLGAVQRVGLAVRGYYGEGSEAVGNIFQISNQITLGFSESEIIESLEDVIKQVVEHEREARKQVFEQSKEQLEDKVFRSLGILLHARVISTREAMERISNVRLGIDLGLIDGISSNILKELMVLTGSGFLQKYSGRELTPEERDIKRANVIRERLKSVEIE from the coding sequence ATGGCACTGAATGATTTTATCGAAAAGGGTCTTAGTGAATGGATGCAACAAGCAGGACCTGATTCCGATGTGGTAATCAGTAGTCGGATTCGCCTAGCTAGAAATATTGTAAATATACCGTTCTCACCTTTTATGACAGATAAGACAACGGAAGAGGTGATGGACAAAGTAGAACATATTATTCATGAAGACAAGTTTAAAGCATTAGGTGAATATGAACTGATTCGTATGAAAGACATCAGCCTTCTGGAAAGAACAATTTTAGTTGAGAAACACCTGATTAGTCCGAAGTTAGAAGCGGAGTACCAGCAGAGTGCAGTCATCTTACGAAACGACGAAGCAGCCAATATTATGATTAATGAAGAGGACCATTTACGCATACAATGTATTTTTCCAGGATTTCAATTACGAGCAGCCTATGATGTCGCGAATACGATTGATGACACTGTTGAACATGCGGCTGAGTTTGCGTTTGATGAGAAAATTGGATATTTAACTAGCTGTGTAACAAATGTGGGTACTGGATTGCGCGCTTCAGTTATGGTTCACATCCCAGCCCTCGTCATGTCTGGCCAAGCGAAACGCTTACTTGGAGCGGTGCAACGCGTAGGGCTTGCTGTCCGTGGATACTACGGGGAAGGTAGTGAAGCGGTAGGCAATATTTTTCAGATATCAAATCAAATCACCTTAGGATTTAGTGAAAGCGAAATCATAGAAAGCCTAGAAGATGTAATTAAACAAGTGGTGGAACACGAACGAGAAGCCCGCAAACAAGTCTTCGAACAGTCAAAAGAACAGCTAGAAGATAAAGTCTTCCGTTCTTTAGGTATTCTGTTACATGCCAGGGTGATTAGTACGAGAGAAGCGATGGAAAGGATATCGAATGTAAGACTAGGGATAGATTTAGGACTGATCGATGGAATCTCATCGAATATTTTGAAGGAGCTTATGGTTCTTACGGGCTCTGGGTTTCTGCAAAAGTATTCAGGAAGAGAATTAACACCAGAGGAAAGAGATATTAAACGAGCCAATGTAATTCGCGAACGTTTGAAATCTGTAGAAATTGAATAG